A stretch of Triticum aestivum cultivar Chinese Spring chromosome 1D, IWGSC CS RefSeq v2.1, whole genome shotgun sequence DNA encodes these proteins:
- the LOC123180029 gene encoding glucose-6-phosphate isomerase, cytosolic: MASPALISDTDQWKALQAHVGAIHKTHLRDLMTDADRCKAMTAEFEGVYLDYSRQQATTETIDKLFKLAEAAKLKEKIDKMFKGEKINTTENRSVLHVALRAPRDAVINSDGVNVVPEVWAVKDKIKQFSETFRSGSWVGATGKPLTNVVSVGIGGSFLGPLFVHTALQTDPEAAEAAKGRQLRFLANVDPVDVARSIKDLDPATTLVVVVSKTFTTAETMLNARTIKEWIVSSLGPQAVSKHMIAVSTNLKLVKEFGIDPNNAFAFWDWVGGRYSVCSAVGVLPLSLQYGFPIVQKFLEGASSIDNHVHTSSFEKNIPVLLGLLSVWNVSFLGYPARAILPYCQALEKLAPHIQQLSMESNGKGVSIDGVRLPFEAGEIDFGEPGTNGQHSFYQLIHQGRVIPCDFIGVIKSQQPVYLKGETVSNHDELMSNFFAQPDALAYGKTPEQLHSEKVPENLIPHKTFQGNRPSLSFLLSSLSAYEIGQLLSIYEHRIAVQGFIWGINSFDQWGVELGKSLASTVRKQLHASRMEGKPVEGFNPSSASLLTRFLAVKPSTPYDTTVLPKV; encoded by the exons ATGGCGTCGCCGGCGCTCATCTCCGACACCGACCAGTGGAAGGCCCTCCAG GCGCACGTCGGCGCGATCCACAAGACGCACCTGCGCGACCTCATGACGGACGCCGACCGATGCAAGGCAATGACGGC GGAATTCGAAGGCGTCTACCTGGACTACTCGAGGCAGCAGGCCACCACGGAGACCATCGACAAGCTCTTCAAGCTGGCAGAG GCTGCAAAGCTCAAGGAGAAGATTGACAAGATGTTTAAAGGCGAAAAG ATAAATACCACTGAGAACAGATCAGTGCTCCATGTGGCTCTAAGGGCTCCAAGAGACGCAGTCATAAACAGTGACGGTGTGAACGTGGTCCCCGAAGTTTGGGCTGTTAAGGATAAAATCAAGCAGTTTTCAGAGACTTTCAGAAGTGGCTCATGG GTTGGGGCAACTGGGAAACCATTGACAAATGTTGTCTCGGTTGGGATTGGTGGTAGCTTCCTTGGACCTCTGTTTGTGCATACGGCTCTCCAGACTG ACCCGGAAGCAGCAGAAGCTGCCAAAGGCCGACAACTGAGATT TCTTGCAAATGTTGATCCAGTTGATGTTGCACGGAGCATCAAAGATTTAGATCCTGCAACCACTCTTG TTGTGGTTGTCTCAAAGACCTTCACGACAGCTGAAACAATGTTAAATGCTCGAACTATCAAGGAGTGGATTGTCTCTTCTCTTGG ACCTCAGGCTGTTTCCAAACACATGATTGCTGTCAGTACTAATCTTAAG cttGTCAAGGAGTTCGGAATTGACCCTAACAACGCTTTTGCGTTTTGGGACTGGGTTGGCGGCCGCTATAGTG TTTGCAGTGCTGTCGGTGTTCTGCCCTTATCTCTTCAGTATGGATTTCCAATTGTTCAGAA ATTTCTGGAGGGTGCTTCTAGCATTGACAATCATGTCCATACATCTTCATTTGAGAAAAATATACCT GTACTCCTTGGTTTGTTGAGTGTGTGGAATGTTTCATTTCTCGGATATCCGGCTAGG GCAATATTACCATACTGTCAAGCACTTGAGAAACTAGCACCACATATTCAGCAG CTTAGCATGGAGAGTAATGGAAAGGGTGTCTCCATTGATGGTGTTCGACTTCCATTTGAGGCTGGTGAAATTGATTTTGGTGAACCTGGAACAAACGGGCAACACAGCTTCTATCAATTAATCCATCAG GGAAGAGTTATTCCTTGTGATTTTATTGGCGTCATAAAAAGCCAGCAGCCCGTTTACCTGAAAG GGGAAACTGTTAGCAATCATGATGAGTTGATGTCCAATTTCTTTGCTCAGCCTGATGCGCTTGCCTATGGAAAG ACTCCTGAGCAATTACACAGCGAGAAAGTTCCCGAAAATCTTATCCCTCACAAG ACTTTTCAGGGCAACCGGCCATCACTGAGTTTCTTGCTGTCTTCGTTATCTGCCTATGAGATTGGACAG CTTTTATCCATCTATGAGCACCGGATCGCAGTTCAGGGTTTCATATGGGGAATCAACTCGTTTGACCAGTGGGGAGTGGAGCTGGGCAAG TCACTGGCTTCTACAGTGAGGAAACAGTTGCATGCATCACGCATGGAAGGAAAGCCCGTCGAGGGCTTCAACCCCAGCAGCGCAAGTTTGCTCACACGGTTTCTTGCG GTTAAACCATCCACCCCATATGACACGACAGTGCTTCCAAAAGTGTAA
- the LOC123180030 gene encoding uncharacterized protein, with protein MTGGKMAAATAAKWAEGYPWKEKLAKYKGELSKGVWGYWELGAWKPLGISGRQRARLRKEVLLAGEDWAYDPPRGEMRTKRKGHKVDRIAAEKRANTVELMKKMPQMLLDYKKRRWDKKMKDEEAAAAKAT; from the exons ATGACGGGGGggaagatggcggcggcgacggcggcgaagtgggcggaGGGGTACCCGTGGAAGGAGAAGCTGGCCAAGTACAAGGGGGAGCTGAGCAAGGGGGTGTGGGGGTACTGGGAGCTGGGCGCGTGGAAGCCGCTGGGGATCAGCGGGCGGCAGCGCGCGCGGCTCCGCAAGGAGGTGCTCCTCGCCGGCGAGGACTGGGCCTACGACCCGCCCCGCGGCGAGATGCGCACCAAGCGCAAGGGCCACAAGGTCGACCGCATCGCCGCCGAGAA GCGTGCCAACACCGTTGAGCTGATGAAGAAGATGCCCCAGATGCTCCTCGACTACAAG AAACGTAGGTGGGATAAAAAGATGAAAGACGAGGAGGCAGCGGCAGCAAAGGCTACTTAG
- the LOC123180028 gene encoding phragmoplastin interacting protein 1: MVLARKKLKQKLHTLLPGGGAEGEAAAEARKIKVRLVASKRPRPKRPGPRPPRTKSAKNKKASPEKSPAPAVDVEDPEEKAEEEPAVDVAEGLEEPAVGEGEPASKAELERRRKERRKEEKEKRKKKKEKMRARKLAEAEAAANKKSEEEPGKQGLEADGAEDLEELEVDEAALAQKAEVMRRREERRKEKKEKRRVRRLMEAEAAANKKSDEEAEEQDVEVAGADPAVPDDSEHNLDATKVEGEAKEIKSEEVKKIKSEEPGQAGVSDNPIAPHDSEQSIKKVYVGGIPYYSSEDDIRSFFEGCGSITALDCMTFPDTGKFRGIAILTFKTDAAAKRALALDGADMGGFLLKVQPYKANREKVKSNHEKEDFAPKMIEGYNRTYVGNLAWDVTEDDLRKFFSDCKISSVRFGTDKETGEFKGFAHVDFSDSTSLAIALKLDQNVIKGRPARIRCAVPKKENQKPNDNAATSDSSKNNIRTCYECGTPGHLSFACPNKKVSEVISSENKDNTDSAEALSKKRRTCYECGVPGHISSACPNKKASEVIADETKANIDSATTASKKRRTCYECGIPGHLSSACPNKSAPEVIADDYKANTESATTASKKRRTCYECGIPGHLSSACPNKSAPEVIADENKANTESASTASKKRRTCYECGVSGHLSSACPNKKATEINPEEAAKPVGGSSTEPSAVSGENKPSDDTSSAPPKKKKRRTCYECGIAGHLSSECPNKAK; the protein is encoded by the exons atggtgctcgcccgcaagaagctgaaGCAGAAGCTCCACACGCTCCTCCCCGGCGGGGGCGCCGAGGGGGAGGCCGCCGCGGAGGCGAGGAAGATAAAGGTGCGGCTGGTGGCCTCCAAGCGGCCCCGGCCCAAGCGTCCGGGGCCCCGCCCTCCCCGGACCAAGAGTGCCAAGAACAAGAAGGCGTCTCCGGAGAAGTCACCCGCTCCGGCGGTGGACGTGGAGGACCCGGAGGAGAaggcggaggaggagccggcggTGGACGTTGCGGAGGGCCTGGAGGAGCCTGCCGTGGGCGAGGGGGAACCTGCGTCGAAGGCGGAGCTGGAGCgacggaggaaggagaggaggaaggaggagaaggagaagaggaagaagaagaaggagaagatgcGGGCGAGGAAGTTGGCGGAGGCGGAGGCCGCCGCGAACAAGAAGTCCGAGGAAGAGCCGGGGAAGCAGGGCCTTGAAGCTGACGGTGCTGAGGACCTGGAGGAGCTGGAGGTGGACGAGGCGGCCCTGGCGCAGAAGGCGGAGGTGATGCggcggagggaggagaggaggaaggagaagaaggagaagaggagggtCAGGAGACtgatggaggcggaggcggcggcgaacaAGAAGTCTGATGAAGAGGCGGAGGAGCAGGACGTGGAAGTGGCCGGCGCTGATCCGGCCGTGCCAGACGACAG TGAACACAATCTAGACGCCACAAAGGTGGAAGGAGAGGCGAAGGAAATTAAGTCAGAAGAGGTGAAGAAAATCAAGTCAGAAGAGCCTGGCCAGGCAGGTGTATCTGACAATCCAATTGCGCCGCATGATAG TGAGCAAAGTATAAAGAAGGTGTATGTTGGTGGCATCCCGTACTATTCATCTGAGGATGACATTAGAAGTTTCTTTGAAGGATGTGGAAGTATCACTGCGCTGGACTGCATGACATTTCCTGACACCGGGAAATTCAGGGGTATTGCCATTCTCACATTCAAG ACTGATGCCGCTGCAAAAAGGGCATTGGCTCTTGATGGTGCAGATAT GGGAGGATTCCTTTTGAAAGTCCAGCCTTACAAAGCTAACCGCGAAAAGGTCAAATCTAACCATGAGAAGGAAGATTTTGCACCAAAGATGATAGAGGGATACAATAGGACATATGTTGGAAACCTAGCTTGGGACGTAACAGAGGATGATCTGAGGAAGTTCTTTTCTGATTGCAAGATCTCATCCGTCCGTTTTGGAACAGACAAGGAGACAGGTGAATTCAAAGGCTTCGCGCATGTTGATTTTTCTGATAGCACATCTCTTGCTATTGCTCTGAAGCTTGACCAGAACGTGATTAAGGGGAGACCAGCCAGAATCAGATGTGCCGTTCCAAAGAAAGAAAACCAGAAACCAAATGACAATGCGGCAACTTCAGATTCATCAAAGAACAACATCCGTACATGTTATGAATGTGGCACTCCTGGCCATCTATCTTTTGCTTGCCCTAATAAGAAGGTTTCTGAAGTCATATCCAGTGAAAATAAGGATAATACTGATTCAGCTGAAGCATTGTCGAAGAAGAGGCGCACGTGTTATGAATGTGGCGTTCCTGGCCATATATCGTCAGCTTGCCCCAACAAAAAGGCTTCTGAAGTCATAGCTGATGAAACTAAGGCCAATATTGACTCTGCCACAACAGCATCGAAGAAGAGACGGACATGCTATGAATGTGGCATTCCTGGTCATCTGTCATCTGCTTGCCCAAATAAAAGTGCTCCTGAAGTCATAGCTGATGACTATAAGGCCAATACTGAATCTGCCACAACAGCGTCGAAGAAGAGACGGACATGCTATGAATGTGGCATTCCTGGTCATCTATCATCTGCTTGCCCAAATAAAAGTGCTCCTGAAGTCATAGCTGATGAAAATAAGGCCAATACTGAATCTGCCTCAACAGCGTCGAAGAAGAGACGGACATGCTATGAATGTGGCGTCTCCGGTCATCTCTCGTCAGCTTGCCCCAACAAAAAGGCCACTGAGATTAATCCTGAGGAAGCAGCTAAACCTGTTGGTGGCTCAAGTACGGAACCTTCAGCCGTTTCTGGTGAAAATAAACCTAGTGACGACACAAGCTCTGCGCCtccaaagaaaaagaagagaaggaCGTGCTATGAATGCGGCATAGCTGGTCATCTCTCATCAGAATGCCCCAACAAGGCCAAATGA